In Humulus lupulus chromosome 7, drHumLupu1.1, whole genome shotgun sequence, the following are encoded in one genomic region:
- the LOC133791698 gene encoding uncharacterized protein LOC133791698, whose product MALQQREIDCQRQEPPSAPPQQGPNSSHPPQLASPLRLEQPHTAQKDIPFQDLEQQPPPHTGRDNPQRQRHNRARKPPQSPRRQTADELNPPSKGQRPSANKRHAESGSAVRDHPRHNNVRGPTDQRKPPPDAREVPARGGNSATSRSRHSQSHFRDGPDYNEVDSGRGNAGREQGENGGEKNPLPRENRPVI is encoded by the exons aTGGCGTTGCAACAAAGGGAAATTGACTGTCAACGTCAAGAg ccaccaagtgcaccaccacaacaaggccCAAACTCAAGTCATCCACCTCAACTGGCAAGTCCTCTAAGGCTGGAGCAACCTCATACTGCTCAAaaggatattccatttcaagatctTGAGCAGCAACCACCTCCTCATACTGGCCGAGATAATCCTCAGCGTCAAAGGCATAATAGGGCGAGGAAGCCTCCCcaaagccctagacgccaaactgCTGATGAACTGAATCCTCCGAGCaagggacagcgtccttctgctaacaAAAGGCATGCCGAGTCCGGCTCTGCGGTCAGGGACCACCCAAGACATAATAATGTCcgaggacccaccgaccaacgcaagcCTCCTCCTGACGCTCGAGAGGTACCAGCAAGAGGAGGGAATAGTGCGACCAGCAGGTCGCGCCATAGCCAATCACATTTTAGGGACGGTCCTGATTACAATGAAGTTGATTCCGGCAGGGGAAATGCTGGTCGAGAGCAAGGAGAGAATGGTGGAGAAAAGAATCCCctaccaagagaaaataggcctgtgATCTAG